In the genome of Oncorhynchus kisutch isolate 150728-3 unplaced genomic scaffold, Okis_V2 scaffold1865, whole genome shotgun sequence, one region contains:
- the LOC116368197 gene encoding ladderlectin-like, with the protein MTRLQETITMATLTLLLLLSAAFTLGDRMTARIANDLVTFAADQRNPCPRGWFQFNSRCFMFVKTARTWPNAERHCQLLGQKLKPVYNTVKYLGANLASVHSYEESQFLQAVVLITTGSFPLTWIGGFDAVQAKVEKVPKVKMP; encoded by the exons ATGACCAGACTACAG GAGACTATCACCATGGCGACGTTGACCCTTCTACTGCTTCTCAGCGCTGCCTTTACACTGGGCGACAGAATGACTGCGCGCATAGCAA ATGATTTGGTGACATTTGCAGCAGACCAAAGAAACCCATGCCCCAGAGGCTGGTTCCAATTTAATTCACGCTGCTTCATGTTTGTCAAAACTGCAAGGACATGGCCCAATGCAGAG CGCCACTGTCAGTTACTTGGACAAAAACTGAAGCCTGTGTACAACACTGTAAAGTACCTTGGCGCAAACCTGGCATCTGTGCACAGCTATGAAGAGTCCCAATTTCTACAGGCGGTGGTGTTGATCACGACTGGCAGTTTCCCTCTTACCTGGATTGGCGGATTTGATGCTGTTCAAGCAAAGGTGGAAAAGGTACCCAAAGTGAAGATGCCTTAA